The Camelina sativa cultivar DH55 chromosome 14, Cs, whole genome shotgun sequence genome includes a window with the following:
- the LOC104743959 gene encoding glutathione S-transferase T3-like — protein sequence MESNNTPNSQSQPYFSLLNFPYDSFAPNVNIGSYQIPAFSSQPSSQPSQPPSQSEETAEQHRERRIWSTQDDLVLISGWLNTSKDVVVGNGQQAGSFWIRIGDYYETSSHVRGGAELRRPDHCRQRWQKISKEVSRFCGAFAEVEGEKASGINDVDVLQNAHQIYTKLYKKKFGLEYAWNVLRYEQK from the coding sequence ATGGAATCAAACAATACTCCTAACAGTCAGTCTCAACCCTACTTTAGCCTTCTTAACTTCCCATATGACAGCTTTGCTCCCAATGTAAACATTGGTTCCTATCAAATCCCTGCTTTTAGTTCACAACCAAGTTCACAGCCGAGTCAACCTCCTAGTCAATCAGAAGAGACAGCAGAACAGCATAGGGAGAGAAGGATATGGTCCACACAAGACGACTTAGTCCTAATAAGCGGCTGGTTAAACACATCGAAGGATGTAGTAGTTGGGAATGGGCAACAGGCAGGGTCCTTTTGGATCCGTATAGGAGACTATTACGAAACAAGTAGTCATGTCCGTGGTGGTGCTGAGCTTAGGCGCCCTGACCATTGTAgacaaagatggcaaaaaaTCAGTAAGGAAGTGAGCAGGTTCTGTGGAGCTTTTGCAGAGGTAGAGGGTGAGAAAGCTAGTGGCATAAACGATGTAGATGTTTTACAAAATGCTCACCAAATCTACACTAAGctgtacaagaagaagtttggtttgGAGTATGCTTGGAATGTGCTACGCTATGAACAGAAATAG
- the LOC104742370 gene encoding surfeit locus protein 1-like isoform X2: protein MAKLFSKTLTRLISHSHRSSSFSTTSNLSAAPQTPNLESKWIVSVKPPAKRRVGSVWLWYLAASITYGIGEAYKSQQTEVAKKLVDVRLKCLEAKPRKLNTVMNVDELGFQRVVCKGVFDVKRSIYVGPKPRSKSSKDSENGFYVITPLLPIPNEPNSVKSPVLVNRGWVPSDWKENSLETLGTGIVVSAASESRKANKQSLLSNFWYTFNNPMVAEDHVSRAMHVEVVGVIRKNETPSVYTLVNYPRSLAWFYLDVPKLAPAMGFGEDTMYIENTYKVMDESKPYPASRDVQNLILSKDLPLGYYYHTLLCFWSSMFCFGKAKSIMVEKYTKYSLNPILIPIFVLFYISTKIYSLRSLFSKIDTVGVGCVTKLDSGKANEYICHNQITKTKPEKNKNKYRSQRKTHK from the exons ATGGCTAAACTCTTCTCTAAGACTTTAACGAGGTTGATCTCTCACAGTCACAggtcttcttcattttctacGACTAGCAATCTCTCTGCTGCTCCACAAACTCCCAACCTTGAGAGCAAATGGATTGTTTCGGTTAAACCACCTGCAA AGAGGAGAGTAGGGTCAGTGTGGTTATGGTACTTGGCTGCATCCATTACCTACGGTATCGGGGAGGCGTATAAGTCCCAACAAACAGAAGTG GCCAAGAAACTTGTCGATGTCAGACTAAAATGCTTGGAAGCGAAACCAAGGAAGCTGAATACAGTGATGAATGTGGACGAGTTAGGATTTCAACGGGTTGTATGCAAAGGCGTTTTTGATGTGAAAAGATCGATCTATGTTGGTCCAAAGCCTAGATCCAAGTCGTCTAAAGATTCAGAAAATGGGTTCTATGTTATTACACCTCTTTTGCCAATCCCAAATGAACCAAATAG TGTGAAGTCCCCTGTTCTAGTAAACCGCGGATGGGTTCCTTCCGATTGGAAAGAAAATTCTCTAGAAACTCTAGGTACTGGGATAGTTGTTTCTGCTGCAAGTGAGTCTAGAAAAGCTAATAAACAAAGCCTCTTGTCGAACTTCTGGTATACGTTTAACAACCCAATGGTTGCTGAG GACCATGTCTCTAGGGCTATGCATGTGGAAGTGGTTGGTGTGATTAGGAAAAATGAAACTCCAAGCGTATATACTCTAGTAAATTATCCAAGGTCGCTTGCGTGGTTCTACCTTGACGTTCCTAAACTGGCTCCAGCCATGGGATTTGGTGAGGACACAATGTATATAGAGAATACATACAAAGTTATGGATGAAAGTAAACCTTATCCAGCTTCGAGAGACGTTCAGAACTTGATTCTTAGTAAAGATTTACCACTGGGCTATTACTACCACACATTGTTATG TTTCTGGAGCTCCATGTTTTGCTTTGGCAAGGCCAAATCGATTATGGtcgaaaaatatacaaaatatagtCTTAACCCAATACTGATTCCAATATTTGTTCTCTTCTATATATCTACCAAAATATATAGTCTACGTAGCTTATTTAGTAAAATAGACACAGTTGGTGTTGGGTGTGTCACTAAACTCGACTCAGGAAAAGCCAACGAATACATCTGCCataaccaaataaccaagaCTAAGccagagaaaaataaaaataaataccGAAGTCAAAGGAAAACCCATAAATGA
- the LOC104742370 gene encoding surfeit locus protein 1-like isoform X1, with translation MFGERRVGSVWLWYLAASITYGIGEAYKSQQTEVAKKLVDVRLKCLEAKPRKLNTVMNVDELGFQRVVCKGVFDVKRSIYVGPKPRSKSSKDSENGFYVITPLLPIPNEPNSVKSPVLVNRGWVPSDWKENSLETLGTGIVVSAASESRKANKQSLLSNFWYTFNNPMVAEDHVSRAMHVEVVGVIRKNETPSVYTLVNYPRSLAWFYLDVPKLAPAMGFGEDTMYIENTYKVMDESKPYPASRDVQNLILSKDLPLGYYYHTLLCFWSSMFCFGKAKSIMVEKYTKYSLNPILIPIFVLFYISTKIYSLRSLFSKIDTVGVGCVTKLDSGKANEYICHNQITKTKPEKNKNKYRSQRKTHK, from the exons atgtttGGAGAGAGGAGAGTAGGGTCAGTGTGGTTATGGTACTTGGCTGCATCCATTACCTACGGTATCGGGGAGGCGTATAAGTCCCAACAAACAGAAGTG GCCAAGAAACTTGTCGATGTCAGACTAAAATGCTTGGAAGCGAAACCAAGGAAGCTGAATACAGTGATGAATGTGGACGAGTTAGGATTTCAACGGGTTGTATGCAAAGGCGTTTTTGATGTGAAAAGATCGATCTATGTTGGTCCAAAGCCTAGATCCAAGTCGTCTAAAGATTCAGAAAATGGGTTCTATGTTATTACACCTCTTTTGCCAATCCCAAATGAACCAAATAG TGTGAAGTCCCCTGTTCTAGTAAACCGCGGATGGGTTCCTTCCGATTGGAAAGAAAATTCTCTAGAAACTCTAGGTACTGGGATAGTTGTTTCTGCTGCAAGTGAGTCTAGAAAAGCTAATAAACAAAGCCTCTTGTCGAACTTCTGGTATACGTTTAACAACCCAATGGTTGCTGAG GACCATGTCTCTAGGGCTATGCATGTGGAAGTGGTTGGTGTGATTAGGAAAAATGAAACTCCAAGCGTATATACTCTAGTAAATTATCCAAGGTCGCTTGCGTGGTTCTACCTTGACGTTCCTAAACTGGCTCCAGCCATGGGATTTGGTGAGGACACAATGTATATAGAGAATACATACAAAGTTATGGATGAAAGTAAACCTTATCCAGCTTCGAGAGACGTTCAGAACTTGATTCTTAGTAAAGATTTACCACTGGGCTATTACTACCACACATTGTTATG TTTCTGGAGCTCCATGTTTTGCTTTGGCAAGGCCAAATCGATTATGGtcgaaaaatatacaaaatatagtCTTAACCCAATACTGATTCCAATATTTGTTCTCTTCTATATATCTACCAAAATATATAGTCTACGTAGCTTATTTAGTAAAATAGACACAGTTGGTGTTGGGTGTGTCACTAAACTCGACTCAGGAAAAGCCAACGAATACATCTGCCataaccaaataaccaagaCTAAGccagagaaaaataaaaataaataccGAAGTCAAAGGAAAACCCATAAATGA